The Gammaproteobacteria bacterium sequence TCGATGCGTACGCTCTCGATCTGCCGATAACCGTCGTCTACCACGACTACTTCCCGTTCTGTCCCGCGCTAAACGTATACTTCGGAGCGATCTGCGAGACCTGTAGGCGCGACGAGCTTGCTCGTTGTCTCCGTGAGAACCCGTTTTCGCGCATTTTTCGGCGACATGACGAAGCCTACTGGATCGAGGTCCGCGAAGCCTTCTTTGAGCGATTTGAGCGGCGCGCCGCACACCACGTAGCACCCACCCGAGGTGTCGTCGAGAACCTCCGGCGGCTCGATACACGATTCGAGCGGTTTGACTTCTCGATCATCCCACATGGTGTGGCATTCGCGAAGGGCAATGCGTTTGGCGGCGCAGACGACGGCCGTTCTCTCCGCATGATCATCCTCGGACGCCTCGATCTCGGCAAAGGCCTCGAGACCATTCGGCGGATCTTCGACGTACTCCGCTGCCTCGCGGACCTCTACTTCGTCGGCAGCGGACAGGGAGGCGAGGCATTTGCGAGTCGTTTTGGAGTGCATGTGACCCCGTCCTACGACCACGCCGCCCTGCCCGAGATCCTTACCTCGATCCGTCCGGACGTGGCGCTCCTTCTGTCCGCGGTACCCGAGACTTTTTCCTTCACGCTATCGGAGCTCTGGGCCCACAACGTCCCCGTGGTAGCGACGCAAGTCGGGAGCTTCGCCGAACGGATCACACCAGAGCTCGACGGGTTCCTCGTCGGGGAAGCGGACGAAGCGATCGCGGACCAGATCGTGGAGATCGATGCCCACCGATGCCGGCTGCGTCGGGTCGCCGACCATTTGGCCTCGCGCGACGTTCGAGACGTCGGCGCGGAGGTCGACGACTACTACAAGCTCCAATCGGGGTTCGCGGACGCGCTGGAGCGTCGTATCGAGAGTCGACTCGCTTCTGAGCGACGCTGAGGCGAAGCTCGACTCCATCACGCCGAACCGCGGCTGCCCTCGCGCCGATATCCAAGTCTTGTTGCGAGCGGAGCAACCCGGGTGGCAGTGGTCAGTGGTCAGCGCGCAGCGCGTATCTCTCGATTCCATTATTCATCGCGGCACGCGTGCTGCGCAGCTGGTGGTACTGCTTGCCCTTGCGGTGCGACTACGGGGTCGCCCGGTATGAGCTGCAGGGCGCGTTCGCAGCCGTCGCATGCACCATGGAGGTGCGGGCTACGCTCAGTCCGTGGAAGGATACAGCGACGAACCCAATGGCACTAGGTTAAGAATAAACATTTTTCGTGA is a genomic window containing:
- a CDS encoding glycosyltransferase, encoding MTATSIQPRNLHITHSWGGGTSRWIEDFCRFDPYSENFVFESLTFAECYGLSYRLTEGRTLRVVREWTLQRPIAEVVVSHNEYAALLDRVVEDLGINHLYVSSVIGHSLDAYALDLPITVVYHDYFPFCPALNVYFGAICETCRRDELARCLRENPFSRIFRRHDEAYWIEVREAFFERFERRAAHHVAPTRGVVENLRRLDTRFERFDFSIIPHGVAFAKGNAFGGADDGRSLRMIILGRLDLGKGLETIRRIFDVLRCLADLYFVGSGQGGEAFASRFGVHVTPSYDHAALPEILTSIRPDVALLLSAVPETFSFTLSELWAHNVPVVATQVGSFAERITPELDGFLVGEADEAIADQIVEIDAHRCRLRRVADHLASRDVRDVGAEVDDYYKLQSGFADALERRIESRLASERR